Part of the Nitrospira sp. genome is shown below.
CTTGCGTGCACATGAGGCCTATGAGTGCCATTCCAAGAACACGTCTTACTGACATATAGCACCTTCCTCCCTACGCTTCGTCCGGACGATCTTTTAGGCTGTGGACATGCCCCAGTACAAAATCTGTTTCAAAGACGGAATAGGATGACGGCTTGAGACCGACCCGTCGATAGACGTCTTGGGCGACGCTGTTTTCTGACTCCACATAGAGACGTACGCCGCAGACACCAGGATCGGCCCTCGCTCGTTCAATCACCTTCCCATGCATGGTCCGAAAGACTCTCTGTCGCCGCCAGGACGGATCGACATACACGCTTTGGATCCACCAAAATGTGGCATTGCGCCAATCGCTCCATTCATAGGTGATCATCAGCTGACCGACTACCCGCCTGGTCTGTGGCTGCTCGGCCACCATGAAAAATCCGTGAACGGTCGAGTTCAGCAAAGCCCGCGTTCCCCGTTGAAGGCGATCGGCATCCAGTTGCCTCCCCTCAGTTTCTAAGGCCATCGCTTGACTGAATGCGACAAGTCGTTCGAGATCCTCGAGACGCCCCTGCCTGATAGTCCATTCTTGATGAATTGTCATACTGATCGGGGTGGGTGAGGAGGTTGTAACCAGCCGCCCGCTGGCTTGAACAATCCTGCAGAGAATTCCATCTTCATCGCATCCTCTGCTGGCAAATTGAGGGCACGCAATTCCTTTTCCGGGACAAAGGCAAGGTAACCGGTAAACGGATGGATTGCTGTCGGAACAAAAACCATCAATAATCGATCGATCGGTGCGACTTGAAGGACGGAGGGAGCGGTTCCCATAACAAATCCCAACGCCCAGAGTCCGTCACGAGGGAACGGGAAGGCCACCACCGTACTTTGACCGAATCTTGACCGAAAGTTCAGGATATCGGTCATGCCCTTCATCGTTAGATAGATGCTGCGCACGAGAGGGATTTGCTCCAACTTCTGCTCCACATAAGAGATCAGTCGTTGGCCAATGACATGCGTCGTGAGCGCTCCTACTATTAACACTAGCGAAACAAGCATGATAAGCCCAAGACCGGGGACGTGGCGAGACATATGATCCCCCACCACGTTATTCAGTACTTCGTCGAGTGTCTGAAAAAGGGCAGCGAGAATCATATAGGTCGCCCACGCTGGCAGGAGCAAGAAGAGACCGGTCGCAAAGACTCGCCAGATATCGCGCAGCATGGCACTCCACTGGGATGATG
Proteins encoded:
- a CDS encoding GNAT family N-acetyltransferase, which codes for MTIHQEWTIRQGRLEDLERLVAFSQAMALETEGRQLDADRLQRGTRALLNSTVHGFFMVAEQPQTRRVVGQLMITYEWSDWRNATFWWIQSVYVDPSWRRQRVFRTMHGKVIERARADPGVCGVRLYVESENSVAQDVYRRVGLKPSSYSVFETDFVLGHVHSLKDRPDEA
- a CDS encoding DUF502 domain-containing protein; this translates as MLRDIWRVFATGLFLLLPAWATYMILAALFQTLDEVLNNVVGDHMSRHVPGLGLIMLVSLVLIVGALTTHVIGQRLISYVEQKLEQIPLVRSIYLTMKGMTDILNFRSRFGQSTVVAFPFPRDGLWALGFVMGTAPSVLQVAPIDRLLMVFVPTAIHPFTGYLAFVPEKELRALNLPAEDAMKMEFSAGLFKPAGGWLQPPHPPRSV